The following proteins come from a genomic window of Sinorhizobium fredii NGR234:
- a CDS encoding ATP-binding protein encodes MDESLLPRHLQPELGAALKSARVVNIIGPRQVGKTTLVRDLLSIGKFITLDDEGVLAAIEADPKGQLDALLAETKAGPLIVDEAQRSTKLALALKRIVDENRAMGQFVLTGSSNVFISAHVADSLAGRVHTMTMLPMSVAETKRMGPAKILDWASTKDRPDPLDLPKPETLSRTQYIDLIVAGGFPEIRTLEERWRQNRYTDYVDSVVERDVAYILKIRKSDAMRRMIDQLATRVGNELNIDELCSNISLQRNTTETYLDILTKLSLLRRLPAWTSGESKRDIRQPKIHLVDTGIVAALRSMNAQSFNIGANPTALGGLFENFVFNEMWKSLPHQMRQWRLHHWRQRGREIDILAESDRTIIGFEMKTSTTVETKDFQHLRWFRDEGPGMNRPFVGIVIYMGERVLSFGENIFALPLSIFWSFKDS; translated from the coding sequence ATGGACGAGAGCCTTCTCCCGCGTCACCTGCAGCCCGAACTTGGGGCTGCACTTAAATCAGCACGCGTGGTTAACATTATTGGACCGCGCCAGGTCGGGAAGACGACACTGGTACGCGATCTATTGAGCATTGGAAAATTCATCACCTTGGATGACGAGGGTGTGCTTGCAGCTATTGAGGCTGATCCAAAAGGGCAGCTGGATGCCCTTTTGGCTGAGACGAAAGCAGGCCCCCTCATTGTCGACGAAGCCCAACGATCAACGAAATTAGCTTTGGCGTTGAAGAGAATCGTGGACGAAAACCGAGCAATGGGTCAGTTCGTCCTGACAGGCTCATCCAACGTTTTCATTTCCGCGCACGTGGCGGACTCGTTGGCAGGTCGGGTTCATACAATGACGATGCTTCCAATGAGTGTCGCCGAAACAAAGCGCATGGGGCCAGCGAAAATTCTCGACTGGGCATCGACGAAGGACCGTCCCGATCCGCTCGACCTGCCTAAACCAGAAACGTTGTCCCGGACGCAATACATCGACCTGATAGTCGCAGGCGGTTTCCCCGAGATACGAACTCTGGAAGAGCGCTGGAGGCAAAATCGATACACAGACTACGTTGACAGTGTCGTGGAACGCGACGTTGCGTACATCTTAAAAATAAGAAAATCAGATGCCATGAGGCGAATGATCGATCAACTAGCTACGCGTGTCGGAAACGAGCTGAATATAGACGAACTATGTTCAAACATCAGCCTGCAAAGGAATACCACAGAGACCTACCTCGATATTCTAACCAAGCTCTCTCTATTACGACGATTGCCTGCGTGGACCTCCGGAGAGTCCAAGCGCGACATACGCCAACCAAAAATCCATCTTGTAGATACTGGGATTGTCGCGGCTTTAAGGAGTATGAACGCCCAGAGCTTCAATATTGGCGCGAATCCCACGGCGCTTGGCGGCCTGTTCGAAAATTTCGTTTTCAATGAAATGTGGAAATCCCTCCCCCACCAGATGCGTCAATGGCGGCTTCATCATTGGAGGCAAAGAGGGCGCGAGATAGACATCCTTGCTGAGTCAGACAGAACGATAATCGGCTTCGAGATGAAGACATCGACCACGGTTGAAACAAAGGACTTTCAACATCTGCGATGGTTTCGAGACGAAGGCCCGGGTATGAACCGTCCCTTCGTCGGCATCGTCATCTATATGGGGGAGCGCGTGCTCAGTTTCGGCGAAAACATATTCGCGCTCCCTTTGTCGATATTTTGGTCCTTCAAAGACAGTTAG